In Promicromonospora sp. Populi, one genomic interval encodes:
- a CDS encoding CoA ester lyase, whose amino-acid sequence MAPRRAAREKSRVAPDYARAWLLLSAMRTELFDKAQLSRADQVILDCEDAIDDRLKDEARENVIRWVKNGGNAWVRINDRQAPAWADDVAYLRGLKGLNGVMLAKTESADDVIDTAQRLGGDMPVIPLVESALGIEEAVNIAKARGAFRLAFGSGDYRRDTGASNEPMAMAYPRTRLVVASRIGGLPGPVDGPTVGSSHALLREQSADAVALGMTGKLCLDFDQSGVINESFAPTSSDVAWAVDFFAEFEAAGSVIRDGSDKPRLARAQVIRSRAELFGINPA is encoded by the coding sequence CTGGCTCCCCGCCGGGCCGCTCGCGAGAAGTCGCGGGTAGCCCCGGACTACGCGCGTGCCTGGCTCCTGCTCTCCGCGATGCGGACCGAGCTCTTCGACAAGGCGCAGCTCTCCCGTGCGGACCAGGTGATCCTCGACTGCGAGGACGCCATCGACGACCGCCTCAAGGACGAGGCGCGCGAGAACGTCATCCGGTGGGTCAAGAACGGCGGCAACGCCTGGGTCCGGATCAACGACCGCCAGGCGCCCGCCTGGGCCGACGACGTCGCATACCTGCGCGGCCTCAAGGGGCTCAACGGCGTGATGCTCGCCAAGACGGAGAGCGCCGACGACGTGATCGACACCGCGCAGCGCCTCGGCGGCGACATGCCCGTCATCCCGCTCGTCGAGTCGGCCCTCGGGATCGAGGAGGCGGTCAACATCGCCAAGGCCCGCGGCGCTTTCCGCCTCGCGTTCGGCTCCGGCGACTACCGCCGCGACACCGGCGCCTCCAACGAGCCCATGGCCATGGCGTACCCGCGCACGCGGCTTGTGGTCGCCAGCCGCATCGGCGGCCTGCCCGGCCCGGTGGACGGCCCCACCGTCGGCTCGTCGCACGCCCTGCTGCGCGAGCAGTCGGCCGACGCCGTCGCGCTCGGCATGACCGGCAAGCTCTGCCTGGACTTCGATCAGTCGGGCGTCATCAACGAGTCGTTCGCGCCCACGTCGTCCGACGTCGCCTGGGCTGTCGACTTCTTCGCCGAGTTCGAGGCCGCGGGCTCCGTGATCCGGGACGGCAGCGACAAGCCGCGCCTGGCCCGCGCGCAGGTGATCCGCTCGCGCGCCGAGCTGTTCGGGATCAACCCGGCCTGA
- the cmk gene encoding (d)CMP kinase, with product MSRTVTVIAIDGPSGSGKSSVSKAVAARLGLAYLDTGAMYRAATVWSMETADLDDPASVATAVRAMPLVMGLDPEAPGVELDGRDVAVPIRSTEVTTNVSKVASNLEVRAELKRLQREIIDQETSTVRAVQARGRGIVAEGRDITTVVAPDADVRVLLTASEEARLRRRSLEVHGAADAGAVEATKDQVLRRDRDDAKVTQFQVAADGVVTVDSSDLDFEQTVDAVLAVVAQAQAATSRA from the coding sequence GTGAGCAGGACTGTGACTGTTATCGCCATCGACGGGCCGTCCGGGTCCGGCAAGTCCAGCGTGTCCAAGGCAGTCGCCGCCCGGCTGGGCCTGGCCTACCTCGACACCGGTGCCATGTACCGGGCGGCCACGGTGTGGAGCATGGAGACGGCGGACCTGGACGATCCGGCGTCGGTCGCGACGGCGGTTCGTGCGATGCCCCTGGTCATGGGGCTGGACCCGGAGGCGCCGGGCGTCGAGCTGGACGGGCGGGACGTCGCCGTACCGATCCGCTCCACCGAGGTCACGACCAACGTCTCCAAGGTGGCGTCCAACCTCGAGGTGCGCGCCGAGCTCAAGCGGCTCCAGCGGGAGATCATCGACCAGGAGACCAGCACGGTGCGTGCGGTGCAGGCGCGCGGCCGGGGGATCGTCGCCGAGGGGCGCGACATCACCACGGTCGTGGCGCCCGACGCCGACGTGCGTGTGCTGCTCACGGCGTCCGAGGAGGCGCGCCTGCGCCGTCGTTCCCTGGAGGTGCACGGCGCCGCCGACGCGGGCGCCGTCGAGGCGACCAAGGACCAGGTGCTGCGCCGGGACCGGGACGACGCGAAGGTCACGCAGTTCCAGGTCGCCGCGGACGGCGTGGTGACCGTCGACTCCAGCGACCTCGACTTCGAGCAGACGGTCGACGCGGTGCTCGCCGTCGTCGCGCAGGCACAGGCGGCGACGAGCCGGGCCTGA
- a CDS encoding ScpA family protein codes for MATLPDVAVDRSDVLEAEADVAAESDVVAAEPDSAVDERRSSRTFQVHLHNFEGPFDLLLSLIAKHKMDVTEVALAVVTDEFVAHIREAERATREAAARGEEHASWDLGVASEFLVIAATLLDLKAARLLPGIVDEDAEDLELLEARDLLFARLLQYRAYKEVSKVIAEQLASAGRRVPRLTPLEPHLAAILPDLVWDTSAERLAELAARVLAPKPPPVVGLAHLHGSAVSVRDEAGVLVKRLRTEHAVTFRSLTAGAERLVTVARFLALLELFRDSLVGFEQVSPLGELTVRWTAGPDDGAKYLDPAAGPSEFDEDDLVAPVEVPADDVPAVEAADPEQTDPEQAQTGPEANA; via the coding sequence GTGGCGACGCTGCCTGACGTGGCGGTGGATCGGTCGGACGTCCTTGAGGCGGAGGCTGACGTTGCCGCTGAGTCTGACGTCGTTGCCGCGGAGCCGGACTCCGCCGTCGACGAACGTCGCTCCTCCCGCACGTTCCAGGTGCACCTGCACAACTTCGAGGGCCCGTTCGACCTGCTGCTCTCGCTGATCGCGAAGCACAAGATGGACGTCACCGAGGTGGCGCTCGCGGTGGTGACCGACGAGTTCGTCGCGCACATCCGCGAGGCGGAGCGCGCCACCCGCGAGGCCGCCGCGCGCGGCGAGGAGCACGCGTCCTGGGACCTCGGCGTGGCCAGCGAGTTCCTCGTCATCGCCGCGACCCTGCTCGACCTCAAGGCGGCCCGGCTGCTGCCCGGCATCGTCGACGAGGACGCGGAGGACCTGGAGCTGCTGGAGGCGCGGGACCTCCTGTTCGCCCGCCTTCTGCAGTACCGGGCGTACAAGGAGGTCTCGAAGGTCATCGCGGAGCAGCTCGCGTCGGCCGGGCGCCGAGTGCCGCGCCTGACGCCGCTGGAGCCGCACCTCGCGGCGATCCTGCCCGACCTGGTCTGGGACACGTCGGCCGAGCGGCTCGCCGAGCTCGCCGCGCGGGTGCTGGCCCCGAAGCCGCCGCCCGTGGTCGGCCTTGCCCACCTGCACGGCTCCGCCGTCAGCGTGCGGGACGAGGCGGGAGTCCTCGTCAAGCGCCTGCGCACGGAGCACGCGGTGACGTTCCGGTCGCTGACGGCGGGCGCGGAGCGGCTGGTGACCGTTGCCCGGTTCCTTGCCCTGCTGGAGCTGTTCAGGGACTCGCTGGTCGGGTTCGAGCAGGTCAGCCCGCTGGGCGAGCTGACGGTCCGCTGGACCGCCGGGCCCGACGACGGCGCGAAGTACCTCGACCCCGCCGCCGGCCCCAGCGAGTTCGACGAGGACGACCTGGTGGCGCCGGTCGAGGTACCGGCCGACGACGTTCCTGCCGTCGAGGCTGCCGACCCTGAGCAGACCGACCCAGAGCAAGCACAGACCGGACCGGAGGCGAACGCATGA
- a CDS encoding pseudouridine synthase encodes MSNERRGGSRRESSGGQQPRRPDHSGKGGKNFRGGSSAKSRAQANTPRRKPAQPAEQGRDVHVEDGVRLQKVLAQAGLGSRRASEELIANGHVEVDGQLVTELGVRVDPATAVIHVDGLRIQLDQAKVTIALNKPLGVVSTMDDPKGRPTVADLIKNREERLFHVGRLDADSEGLLLLTNDGELANRLSHPKYQIAKTYLVTVEGEVYPRTGRELLKGIELDDGLAKMDAVHVLQQIDGFAMLEVVLHEGRNRIVRRMFEAVGHPVTRLVRTRIGPIPLGDLKAGRTRVLGRTELGTLMGAVDL; translated from the coding sequence ATGAGCAACGAACGCCGCGGCGGGAGCCGCCGCGAATCCAGTGGTGGACAGCAGCCGCGCCGACCCGACCACTCCGGCAAGGGCGGCAAGAACTTCCGAGGTGGCAGCTCGGCCAAGAGCCGCGCCCAGGCGAACACCCCGCGCCGCAAGCCCGCGCAGCCCGCCGAGCAGGGCCGCGACGTCCATGTCGAGGACGGTGTGCGGCTGCAGAAGGTGCTCGCGCAGGCGGGGCTGGGCTCACGCCGCGCGTCCGAGGAGCTGATCGCGAACGGGCATGTCGAGGTGGACGGACAGCTCGTCACGGAGCTGGGCGTGCGGGTCGACCCCGCCACCGCCGTCATCCACGTGGACGGGCTGCGCATCCAGCTCGACCAGGCAAAGGTGACCATCGCGCTGAACAAGCCCCTGGGTGTGGTCTCCACCATGGACGACCCCAAGGGCCGTCCCACCGTCGCGGACCTGATCAAGAACCGTGAGGAACGCCTCTTCCACGTGGGCCGGCTCGACGCCGACAGCGAGGGCCTGCTGCTCCTGACGAACGACGGCGAGCTGGCCAACCGCCTGTCCCACCCGAAGTACCAGATCGCCAAGACGTACCTGGTGACGGTCGAGGGCGAGGTCTACCCGCGCACGGGCCGCGAGCTGCTCAAGGGCATCGAGCTCGACGACGGCCTCGCGAAGATGGACGCCGTGCACGTGCTGCAGCAGATCGACGGCTTCGCGATGCTGGAGGTGGTGCTGCACGAGGGGCGCAACCGGATTGTGCGCCGTATGTTCGAGGCCGTCGGGCACCCGGTGACGCGCCTGGTGCGCACCCGGATCGGCCCCATCCCGCTGGGCGACCTCAAGGCGGGCCGCACCCGCGTCCTGGGGCGCACGGAGCTGGGCACCCTCATGGGTGCGGTCGACCTGTAA
- a CDS encoding SMC-Scp complex subunit ScpB, producing the protein MTVEEQAPEAVLDAPAEGATQDSTQDELTFVDVHTLPGGAHAAVEAVLMVADAPIGADRIAAALNLTQNETDDILHELADEYAGHLGSRPRGFELRRTMDGWRIYSSAAHADPVGRFVLDGQSAKLSQAALETLAVVAYRQPVTRGQVSAVRGVNVDGVVRTLLTRGLIAEIGQDPSSGAVLFGTTGYFLERMDFTSLDELPPLAPHLPDLDMLDGFDGLDN; encoded by the coding sequence ATGACCGTCGAAGAACAGGCCCCTGAGGCCGTGCTGGACGCTCCGGCCGAGGGCGCAACGCAGGACTCCACGCAGGACGAGCTGACCTTCGTCGACGTGCACACGCTCCCGGGCGGTGCGCACGCGGCGGTCGAGGCCGTACTCATGGTGGCGGACGCGCCGATCGGCGCGGACCGCATCGCCGCGGCGCTAAACCTGACGCAGAACGAGACCGACGACATCCTGCACGAGCTGGCCGACGAGTACGCCGGGCACCTCGGGTCCCGCCCGCGCGGGTTCGAGCTGCGCCGGACGATGGACGGGTGGCGCATCTACTCGTCGGCGGCGCACGCGGACCCCGTCGGAAGGTTTGTGCTGGACGGCCAGTCGGCGAAGCTGAGCCAGGCTGCCCTGGAGACGCTGGCGGTGGTCGCCTACCGGCAGCCGGTGACGCGTGGCCAGGTCAGCGCGGTGCGCGGCGTGAACGTGGACGGCGTCGTGCGGACCCTGCTGACCCGGGGGCTGATCGCTGAGATCGGCCAGGACCCGAGCTCTGGTGCGGTTTTGTTCGGAACCACGGGATACTTCTTGGAGCGGATGGACTTCACGTCGCTCGACGAGCTGCCTCCGCTGGCGCCGCACCTGCCGGACCTCGACATGCTCGACGGTTTTGACGGGCTGGACAACTAG
- a CDS encoding heme o synthase, with product MRTSQTRNGQSVRTAAPQDGSERDGSTADVGQRPGGWFFRRAGAYVALTKPRVIELLLVTTVPTMILAADGLPSFWLIITTLIGGAGAAGSANAFNMWWDRDIDQIMNRTKKRPLATGEISPRAGLVFASILGLLSLTWFALVINWAAMWLTLAAIVIYVVGYTMILKRRTPQNIVWGGIAGCMPVFIGWASVTGELSWAALALFGIIFFWTPPHYWPLSIKFKQDYANANVPMLPVVSDDKRVAAEMVGYTIAMIACSLLLTPLAGMSWVYTVVAGALGAWFLWSTIAMLRRAQGRASGKLGAMKVFHASITYLSLLFVAVAVDVFLPF from the coding sequence GTGAGAACGAGCCAGACGAGGAACGGCCAGAGCGTGCGCACCGCGGCGCCGCAGGACGGGTCCGAGAGGGATGGGTCCACCGCCGACGTCGGACAGCGTCCCGGGGGCTGGTTCTTCCGCCGGGCGGGCGCGTACGTCGCGCTGACCAAGCCGCGCGTGATCGAGCTGCTGCTCGTGACGACCGTGCCCACCATGATCCTGGCCGCCGACGGCCTGCCCAGCTTCTGGCTGATCATCACGACGCTCATCGGCGGCGCCGGAGCGGCGGGCAGCGCCAACGCGTTCAACATGTGGTGGGACCGCGACATAGACCAGATCATGAACCGGACCAAGAAGCGTCCGCTGGCCACGGGGGAGATCTCCCCGCGCGCAGGCCTGGTCTTCGCCTCCATCCTGGGCCTGCTGTCGCTGACGTGGTTCGCGCTCGTCATCAACTGGGCCGCGATGTGGCTCACGCTGGCCGCCATCGTCATCTACGTCGTGGGCTACACGATGATCCTCAAGCGCCGCACCCCGCAGAACATCGTGTGGGGCGGCATCGCCGGCTGCATGCCCGTGTTCATCGGGTGGGCCTCCGTGACGGGCGAGCTGAGCTGGGCCGCCCTGGCCCTGTTCGGCATCATCTTCTTCTGGACGCCGCCGCACTACTGGCCGCTGTCCATCAAGTTCAAGCAGGACTACGCGAACGCGAACGTCCCGATGCTGCCGGTGGTCAGCGACGACAAGCGGGTCGCCGCCGAGATGGTGGGTTACACGATCGCGATGATCGCCTGCTCGCTCCTCCTGACGCCGCTCGCGGGCATGTCCTGGGTGTACACCGTGGTGGCGGGCGCGCTGGGCGCGTGGTTCCTGTGGTCGACGATCGCCATGCTGCGTCGGGCGCAGGGCCGGGCGAGCGGCAAGCTGGGCGCCATGAAGGTGTTCCACGCCTCGATCACGTACCTGTCGCTGCTGTTCGTGGCGGTAGCGGTGGACGTCTTCCTGCCGTTCTGA
- a CDS encoding ParA family protein: protein MPELPEPAPLASHGPARIIAMCNQKGGVGKTTTTINLGACLAEYGRKVLLVDFDPQGAASVGIGVNPHELDLTVYNLLMERDVDIRDVIIASGIENLDVLPANIDLSAAEVQLVGEVARESVLARALRPVIDDYDVILIDCQPSLGLLTVNALTAAHGVLIPLECEFFALRGVALLVETIEKVRDRLNPALEIDGILPTMYDSRTLHSREVVARVYEAFGDTLLHSIIGRTVKFPDATVAAEPITDYAPGHPGAAAYRQLARELVVRGDAA, encoded by the coding sequence ATGCCCGAGCTGCCCGAGCCGGCGCCCCTCGCCAGCCACGGGCCGGCGCGCATCATCGCGATGTGCAACCAGAAGGGCGGGGTCGGCAAGACGACCACCACCATCAACCTCGGCGCCTGCCTCGCGGAGTACGGCCGCAAGGTGCTGCTGGTGGACTTCGACCCGCAGGGCGCCGCGTCGGTAGGCATCGGCGTGAACCCGCACGAGCTCGACCTCACCGTCTACAACCTGCTCATGGAGCGGGACGTCGACATCCGCGACGTGATCATCGCGTCGGGGATCGAGAACCTCGACGTGCTGCCGGCGAACATCGACCTGTCCGCTGCGGAGGTGCAGCTCGTCGGCGAGGTCGCCCGCGAGTCCGTGCTGGCCCGCGCGCTGCGCCCGGTGATCGACGACTACGACGTCATCCTCATCGACTGCCAGCCGAGCCTCGGCCTGCTCACGGTGAACGCCCTGACCGCGGCGCACGGTGTGCTGATCCCGCTGGAGTGCGAGTTCTTCGCCCTGCGCGGCGTCGCGCTCCTGGTGGAGACCATCGAGAAGGTGCGGGACCGGCTCAACCCCGCCCTGGAGATCGACGGTATCCTCCCCACCATGTATGACTCGCGCACCCTCCACTCCCGGGAGGTCGTGGCCCGCGTGTACGAGGCGTTCGGCGACACGCTGCTCCACTCGATCATCGGGCGCACGGTGAAGTTCCCCGACGCCACGGTCGCCGCCGAGCCGATCACCGACTACGCACCGGGGCACCCGGGCGCGGCCGCCTACCGTCAGCTCGCCCGGGAGCTCGTGGTCCGTGGCGACGCTGCCTGA
- the xerD gene encoding site-specific tyrosine recombinase XerD — protein sequence MPGEPAEGGGLDRALRDYLAHLSVERGLSANTVAAYRRDLGRYAGFLARAGRAGLSGVTESDVTGFVESVRQGSDGGRPLSPSSTARALAAVRGWHKFAQAEGLATDDPSAEVRAPTQLRRLPHALSVDDVAALLDAAGAGDGALPLRDRALLELLYATGARISEIVGLDVDGVSDSTSVRLLGKGSKERAVPVGSFAREALEAYLVRARPALAAAGRGTPALFLNTRGSRMSRQTAWAALQSAATRAGLNEHVSPHTLRHSFATHLLSGGADVRVVQELLGHASVTTTQIYTMVTPDALREVYAAAHPRAR from the coding sequence CTGCCCGGCGAACCGGCCGAGGGCGGCGGGCTCGACCGCGCCCTGCGCGACTACCTCGCGCACCTGAGCGTGGAGCGCGGGCTCTCGGCCAACACCGTCGCCGCCTACCGGCGCGACCTCGGGCGGTACGCGGGGTTCCTCGCTAGGGCGGGCCGGGCCGGCCTGTCCGGGGTCACCGAGTCCGACGTCACGGGCTTCGTCGAGTCCGTGCGCCAGGGGTCGGACGGCGGGCGCCCGCTGTCGCCGTCGTCCACCGCCCGGGCCCTGGCCGCGGTGCGCGGCTGGCACAAGTTCGCGCAGGCCGAAGGCCTGGCGACCGACGACCCGTCCGCTGAGGTGCGCGCGCCCACGCAGCTGCGGCGCCTGCCGCACGCGCTGTCGGTGGACGACGTCGCGGCCCTGCTCGACGCCGCCGGCGCGGGCGACGGCGCGCTGCCGCTGCGCGACCGGGCCCTGCTGGAGCTGCTGTACGCCACCGGCGCGCGGATCTCCGAGATCGTGGGGCTCGACGTCGACGGGGTGAGTGACAGCACGTCCGTCCGGCTGCTCGGCAAGGGATCCAAGGAGCGTGCGGTGCCCGTGGGCTCGTTCGCGCGCGAAGCACTGGAGGCGTACCTGGTGCGGGCCCGCCCAGCACTGGCCGCGGCCGGCCGTGGCACACCCGCCCTGTTCCTGAACACGCGTGGCTCGCGGATGTCGCGGCAGACCGCCTGGGCCGCGCTGCAGTCCGCGGCCACGCGCGCGGGCCTGAACGAGCACGTCTCGCCGCACACCCTGCGGCACTCGTTCGCCACGCACCTGCTGTCCGGCGGGGCCGACGTGCGCGTGGTCCAGGAGCTGCTGGGGCACGCGTCGGTCACGACCACGCAGATCTACACCATGGTCACGCCCGACGCGCTGCGTGAGGTCTACGCCGCCGCCCACCCGCGGGCTCGCTAG